tgtaaatttgttttaactattaaacgaaccacaaatatgacttattttatctttgtgaaaacattggaaacagtgtgttgtcaagcttaagagatgcgatgcaagtgtaagccactgtgatactattgttctatttttaaaaattttaagaaatgtctaatgatattgtcaatgagggatttttaatcactgctatgctgaaattataactaatattgatactgttgttgataatatgcatttttgtttcactacttttgtttttttctgtgtcgtgtttgtgtctcctctcaattgctctgtttattgcagttctgagtgttgctgggtcaggtttggttttggaattggattgcattgctatggtattgctgtgtattgatttgttggattgattaagaaaaaaataaattgatttttttttaaataatcgattctgaatcgcacattgtgagaatcgcgattcgtattctaatcgattttttccccacacccctaataaattcCTTATTTTTAATCCATCTTTTTGTTGTAGGGCAGGCTGGCttgtacatacacatgtatccttcgctgttgccatttctgatacaaGTTAGATATGAGTTAGAACTAGAGgctgtcagtagactcgatatggaagcgctaaaaactacaacatggctgacggtaAGAAGACCGTCAAAGTGGAGGCACTTAAATAAGGACGCCAACAAACCGGCTCAACCTGAAGAGGCGGTCAGAAAGCGGcataaagatggtctgtaaaacaatctatgcaaaaaccattacatgttatgttgaccacaaggaagtgttgtgGAAAAATGCTAATATGACACCTTTAAGATAAAGGCAGAATCATTATTAGTTTTTGCGGTTTTGTTGTAATCTGCTTGTTATAATTTTTTCAACAATTGTGCCATGAAAAAGAGGAAGTGTCATGTATTCAGTCATCTATGGCTATAACTCACTTCCCATGAGTGGGAATTCAGCATAATACTCCAAAAATTCTCACCTTGTGTAGTATCACAGCAAAAAACACAATGACTTGCACAGTCCCCTTGCCGGTGGCCACCACTGCCCCCAGAGCGAATCCATCGGCTGCAATACACAAACACGTCACATTTGGAGCACCCAGAGAGCCCTTACCTCCCCCAAGGCAACAAATCAGTTAGTTTACACATCTCTTGATATGTTTGTGTGCTtaacaacacaaaaaaattacCAGTAGTCAGGAGCTGCAAAACACAgtttatacatttttaaagtttttttttttttttttacaggaagaAGAATCAGTCCTAGTAGAATTACCATCCAAGACACATTCATGAGCTTAGAGTAAGTCATAAATTATAGATCccattccaaaaatacacatttcgCCCACTGTAACGTTAAAAAAAATCCCCGCCGAAGCGACCCACAACAAAGAGGCTGAAGGAACGCAGGTTCAGACAGCTGATCAAAACTTCTAATAAAAATTCACAACAAAATATCCAGTAGAATATCAAGCACGGTGCATTTCAGGATGACAAATAGGGTAATATTATGAAATACTGACTTTATAATTCTTTTATACACGGGTCTCTCCAATGCCTGCTCAACCACCAAGTGTGGATTTACATAACAGAGTAACTTACTAGGGATGTGCTGATTTATCTGCAAGAGCTGATTTTATGAAAAAGTACTTGATCCCCATTGCTGATTGATGCCTTTAAATTCTAATCACAAACCAATCATTTCTGGATGACATTAGTTATTTGAAGTCCCCTGGCTGCCAAAGCACTAGCATTTATTAATGTCTCCATAAAGTGTGGCGCCGCACctctaaaataacaataataatcactTACATTGTGgcaaatacaatacatttttaattgttcTAGTGTCATTGTCAAGTACATTATCAGTGGAGGATGAGGCTAAACATGTGATACATAAAGAGCAAGCCAGGTGCAGGCATGCTAATGGAAAACTAACCGCTAAGCTATCTTTAAACACCAAGAAGTAAGTGCTTAaaggaagtgtagatggaaccatgTTACAGCACAAAGTGAGCAactattaacaggaaattaacaagtagattaagtTTAGAGAGAATAACTTgtggtccatccattttctaccgcttgtcccttttaaggttgcggggggtgctggagcctatttcagctgcattcggcagtaggcggggtacaccctggacaaatcgccacctcatcgaagaaTAACTTATTATAATACTTATCATTTCATGAGAGTACTGTTAACACAAGTTATCCATTTATTTGTACGTAAAAATATAATCGAATACGTAGGCAATTGTGTCATAATTTTTATTAATATTCATATACATTTACTGATTGTGCTCTCTCATACTGtagttgttgcgttttgctttgtttcttgcattgaacaaagGGCACAGTCTACCAAGTTAAATTCATTGTGTGTTAAAACATATTTGTCTAAAAAAGTTAATTCCGAGTCTGATACAAGCAGCCTATTAGTGTGATACCGTCGCTCTATTACGTTCCAACAGTTAGTAAGACCGCAGGTTTTTCCCCGACTTGCCAATATACTTGTGGCGGTGGGAGCGTGGCAaatatgacatcatcatataATTTGATAAACAGTCAATGATGCatatatttactttaaaaaatgctcaaaaatgtacatacattgAAAAACAAACCTGAGTCTTAACATATTTGTTCTTAGATCATTTTTGCTGTATatttataattgttattattgtacAATGTAAGACAGGCCGTATACCAGTGGCGGATACTGGTCTTTGAAGAAGGAGCAGCTAACATTCAGCTactctctaaacacgagtacagtcCCTAAATACAGATTAAAGATATAAAGACGTTAAATGTTTACAAGGAAAACGTCATTTAAAAGACAGAACAATTCTCCATTTCAACAGGAATGAAAATTTAAAAAGGCTATTATGGTGTTTTGTATTTTAAGATCGCTGATTCGCTCATTTTGCTGTCAATCCAAAAGGGATTCAGACTCAAACAGGTCATCTAATCGTCATGCAAATCCGTGCGTCCAGGCCAGCCAAGGCTACGCCCACTTCTTTTGGGGAATATTTTAGGGGAAGCTGTCTTCCAGTCTTACAACAATCCCCACTGGCGTATACCCATATCTCCAGCAGGTCTCCAACGTAAACATGCTTCTGGCTTGTCAGAACAAGGTGGGTAAGGGAAGTAAGCCTCAGGCCAAATTTTCAGGGCATCACAAGTCAAAAGTGTGTAAATAATCAGCTGTAAATATCAATTCACACAATGTATTACTTTAATTTgcgtttatgtacaaaccccgtttccatatgggttgggaaattgtgttagatgtaaatataaattatttgcaaatcattttttaacccatatgcaattgaatgcactacaaagacaagatatttgatgttcaaactcataatctttatttttttgggcaaataataattaccttaaaatttcatggctgcaacacgtgccaaagtagttgggaaaggacatgttcaccactgtgttacatcacctttttttttttaaacaacactcaataaacgtttgggaactgaggaaactaattgttgaagctttgaaagtggaattctttcccatttttgttttatgtagaacttcagtcattcaacagtccggggtctccgctgtcgtattttacgcttcataatgcgccacacattttcgatgggagacaggtctggactgcaggcgggcccggaaagttcccgcactcttttttttacaaagccacactgttgtaacactggtcttgctgaaataagcacgggcgtccatgagaacgttgcttggatgacaacatatgttgctccaaaatctgtatggacctttcagcattaatggtgccttcacagatgtgtaagttacccatgccttgggcactaatacacccccataccaacactgatgctggcttttgcactatgcgcctataacagtccgaatggttattttcctctttgttgtggaggacacctctgtttccaaatataatttgaaatgtggactcgtcagaccacagaacacctttccgctttgcatcagtccatcttaggtgagctcgggcccagccatgccggcggcgtttcaggatattgttgataaatgggtttggctttgcatagtagttttaacttgcacttacagatgtagcgaccagctgtagttactgacagtggttttatgaagtgttcctgagcccatgtgatgatatcctttacacactgatatcgttttttgatgcagtattgcctgagggatcaaaagtctgtaatatcatcgcttacgtgcagtgatttctccagattctttgaactttttgatgattttacggaccgtagatggtaaaatccctaaattccttgcaataacttgttgggaaatgttgttcgacaatttgcttactaatTGGTGACCcctaccccatccttgtttttgaattacttagcatttcatggaagctgcttttatacccaatcatagcacccaactgttcccaattagcctgcacacctgtgagatgtgtttgatgaacattcctcaactttatcagtatttattgccacctttcccaacttctttgtcacgtgttgatggcatcaaattctaaagttaatgattatttgtacaaaaaaaaatgtttatcagtttgaacatcaaatatgttgtctttttagcatattcaactgaatatgggttgaaaatgatttgcatttcaatgtattccgtttatatttacatctaacacaatttcccaactcatatggaaacagagatTGTAAAAGACCCAGATTATTAAGGTGTGGTGGCTTTCAAAATGCTATGGCTCCGCGCTACGATTCATTACATGTTGGGAAACTCCAGACCGCCCTCTCTTTTGTTCCATTTTCGGGCACTGAAAAGCAATAGAGTAGACTTTCCTATTGTCACCTGCAAAGATTGCATAAACAGAGAACCTGTCCCCTAACATACAAACAAACAACACTAATACTTGTAATGTTTGTGATATATGATGGTATTTACCCCTTACcaatcaatatatttttttttaaagcacatgAATGGAACTGAACTCCTAAGGCTAGCTTTAGAAAGAAATGATTAAAGCGCACATGGTGAGTCACATGAAGTCTCCTTTTATGTTTGTGTACTGAATCCATCACAATGAGTTGTACACTTACAGCAAACACGCTAACAGAAAGTATTAAATATTATAGTACCTGCTGCATGAATTACCAGTCCTAATGTGGCTGTGATGGCGTCACTGTTTAGCGTTGTTTGTCCTGAAATGACAAATAATATCATGGACAAAGCTAATAAAAAGGACTGTGCTGCAAAATGTAAGACGCCAACTTGCCACACATGGAAAAGTAACTTCCTAATTGATCCACCACAAACATGAAGGTGAAGCCAAACGTTAACGATACCCCGATGTACAACTGAGGCGCGGGGGATGCTCCTGCTGAGGTCGTATTCGCAGGAGAGCAAGAAGCTGAAAAAAAAGGACAAGTTAAATAGTCTGTATTTATCAGTGGCGgaccgtgcgtttcccaccgaaGCCTAAAGTGATtacttctcaaaataccataattgatgtcaccacatgaccattggtGGAGAAATACTATGCCGGAACACATTTAGTACAactgggcattgtacaaaacgggttattttctggctcgtttaaaaatcaataaacccgcatcagcaatttaaaacatatcttatgtggtactgtcaaaattaaaatagcaaaaaacatatcaaacgtgaaaaaaataaataaataaaatatatgaactcacatttcatcaacatctgagctagcttccggggttggccgacattgtctcacaagatgtaatttctctttaaatatccttcttgaaaatggctttgcaaatataggtgttgtcttgtctaatcataaaagatgcagatgaggcatgttggctgagttcttaaagtttacttcacagcgtgctcatcaaaaacatcccaggctgagttcttaaagtttacttcacagcgtgctcatcaaaaacatcccagtgcatgtctacattcaacaacctaaacggggctactgcgtgtgctcttcactactgtggcatgctgggtaatggagatCTTATGTCACCTCgctcataacatcactatatatctactataggccagctagaaggccttactgacaaaaacttgtgatctgattggctatcacaactgtctgtcaaatgtttgtgtccgttcacttacagcgCATTATTGATTCTATAGGCTctaggcagatttggtacagcatggcaacaaaagctagctgaattctgattggataaaaactttataacttaaaaacaacagcgctagAAGGAGCATAATACGACataaagagaatatgaatacttttagatatttagggaaagtaaataaaaaagtaattttattttatttagttaagttaaagtaccaatgattgtcacttgTGCTTGAAACtcgtcctctgcattcgacccatccccttgttcacccctcataatccactcaagtctcttaccggagacttgagtggattatgcgacctcctcctgcagctgtcaaaaagctagctgtgatcttggcccctccattggcttctctcagacactggtgttcaccgcagccctccgactttcaggtatgactttataatctcactaaaacactgttaacacaaagcgcagataagggattttccagaattatcctggtaaatgtgtctaataacatctgaatcactcccactaccGCCGCCTGGaggcgtcaccttttctttttttcttttttaagtgcttcactctaactttcctcacccacgaatctttcatcctcgctcaaattaatcgggaaatcgtcgctttctcggtccgaattgctctggctggtggctatgattataaacaatgtgaggatgtgaagagccctacaacccgtgacatcacgcgcacatcgtctgctacttccggtacaggcaacaCATATTTATTAGCAAccaacagttgcaaactttatcatcgatgttctctactaaatcctttcagcaaaaatatggcaatatcgtaaaatgatcaagtatgacacatagaatggacctgctatccccgtttaaataagaaaatctcatttcagtaggcctttaactacatAGCAGGTGATAAAATTATAACATAACTTGCAAATGACCTTGCTCATGTGTCCATGCCTCTTGTAACAAGCCCACTCCTTCAGGGACGGTGATGGCGAGGGCTGTCCCACACAAAAAGCCTGCACCCAGGATGGAGACAAAATGTAGGCTTTTCTGGaacacacatttatattacaatgtaactaaactgaaaaccaacatttctaaCGCTAAAATGACCAAGTAAGGGCATGGCACGTGCTGATTTGTTTTGGTCAGACAACTAGTCTAGACTCTAATCAGTCTCCTACTATCCATGTGTTTGGAACACACATTAAGACAGACTACAACTACAAAACAACTCCGTATGTTTTGTAAAGTACTCAACTTACCTGTGAAAGTCTAAACAAAAGAGGGACGACTCCAAGCAGGAAACAACCGACAAACATTACTACAGATATCAAAGTAATACTCAACCCTCCGTCCATTTTGACGACTTCTGGTATGAGGACGACCTATGTGGCGACTTTATTTCTACACGGTTTCATTTCAGATAACTTCCCTCCATGTCTCCTAAAGTTTTTATAAACATCCTCATGACATGTTATCTTCCACGTCGCCCCTGCGTCATTCGCCTCCAGctagtcctcctcctcctccgtcgtttaaaaaataaaaaaataaaaaaaatccaccgGAAGTACAAGTAATTTCCaaattaaaacctcttttcaaaatt
This sequence is a window from Nerophis ophidion isolate RoL-2023_Sa linkage group LG09, RoL_Noph_v1.0, whole genome shotgun sequence. Protein-coding genes within it:
- the LOC133559117 gene encoding zinc transporter ZIP9, encoding MDGGLSITLISVVMFVGCFLLGVVPLLFRLSQKSLHFVSILGAGFLCGTALAITVPEGVGLLQEAWTHEQASCSPANTTSAGASPAPQLYIGVSLTFGFTFMFVVDQLGSYFSMCGQTTLNSDAITATLGLVIHAAADGFALGAVVATGKGTVQVIVFFAVILHKAPAAFGLVAFLMHAGLENKSIQGHLLAFSAAAPVVAMATYFTLHASYTSSQNQLSATGVGMLFSAGTFLFVATVHVLPEIISRSSSHGWAGQHSSHLQQQQRHLGLQESFTLVLGMGLPVMLALGLHDD